A genome region from Stenotrophomonas maltophilia includes the following:
- a CDS encoding glycosyltransferase family 2 protein, producing the protein MTTLLITMAGLGSRFAAAGYTVPKYMIEAKGSTLFAWSMISLKGYMPARCVFVVRREDHARDFIINQCKALGIDDVEIVEIDGLTNGQATTALLAIDHCQANAPIAIFNIDTHISPGSMQPPGGNVDGHIPCFLAPGTHWSFVRLGEDGLALEVREKHRISELATVGLYWFRSPELYRRTYEQHFGASGSGLERGEAYIAPMYNTMIKQNARVSVSVLEFCDVVPLGTPAELDAFLSLQQ; encoded by the coding sequence ATGACGACTCTGCTGATAACCATGGCTGGGCTGGGTTCGCGCTTCGCTGCGGCCGGATACACCGTGCCGAAGTACATGATAGAAGCAAAAGGCTCCACCCTTTTCGCTTGGTCAATGATTAGCTTGAAAGGCTACATGCCCGCTCGTTGCGTCTTCGTCGTTCGGCGGGAAGACCATGCACGCGACTTCATCATCAACCAATGCAAAGCATTGGGCATCGATGATGTTGAGATCGTCGAGATCGACGGCTTGACCAATGGACAAGCAACAACGGCCCTGCTTGCCATTGATCACTGCCAGGCTAATGCACCGATTGCGATCTTCAATATAGACACACACATCTCGCCCGGCAGCATGCAGCCCCCAGGCGGGAATGTCGACGGTCATATTCCCTGCTTCTTGGCTCCCGGCACACACTGGAGCTTCGTTCGCCTGGGCGAGGACGGACTCGCGTTGGAGGTTCGCGAGAAACATCGCATTTCGGAGCTGGCGACAGTTGGACTCTATTGGTTCCGCTCTCCGGAACTGTATCGCCGCACCTACGAGCAACACTTCGGCGCAAGCGGTTCGGGGCTTGAGCGCGGAGAAGCTTACATCGCCCCCATGTACAACACGATGATCAAGCAGAACGCTCGGGTCAGCGTTTCGGTCCTGGAATTCTGCGATGTCGTCCCACTCGGAACTCCCGCCGAACTGGACGCATTCCTTTCCCTGCAGCAGTAG
- a CDS encoding electron transfer flavoprotein subunit alpha/FixB family protein: MSKILVIAEHHDGKLNAATAKTVSAAAAISGASIDVVVLAADPAAVAAEAAKIAGVAKVLTVANAANAQAIAQVLAPQIAQLAKGYTHVFGPSTTFGKDLMPCVAALLGVNQVSDLMSVEGSHTFKRPIYAGNAIITVEAPADQIVVATVRAASWPEAAQGGSAAIEAASVDAALPAHTRFIGLAAGASDRPDLQSAKRVVSGGRGVGSEENFKVIFQLADKLGAAVGASRAAVDAGYVPSDLQVGQTGKIIAPELYVAVGISGAIQHLTGIKDAGTIVAINKDGDAPIFEIADIGLVGDLFTILPELETLL; encoded by the coding sequence ATGAGCAAGATTCTCGTCATCGCCGAGCACCACGACGGCAAGCTCAACGCCGCCACCGCCAAGACCGTCAGCGCCGCCGCCGCCATCAGCGGCGCCAGCATCGATGTGGTCGTGCTGGCCGCCGATCCGGCCGCCGTCGCCGCTGAAGCCGCGAAGATTGCTGGCGTCGCCAAGGTCCTGACCGTGGCCAACGCCGCCAATGCGCAGGCCATCGCCCAAGTGCTGGCACCGCAGATCGCGCAGCTTGCAAAGGGCTACACCCACGTGTTCGGCCCATCGACCACCTTCGGCAAGGACCTGATGCCGTGCGTGGCCGCCCTGCTCGGCGTCAACCAGGTATCCGACCTGATGAGCGTTGAAGGCAGCCACACCTTCAAGCGCCCGATCTACGCCGGCAACGCGATCATCACCGTGGAAGCCCCGGCCGACCAGATCGTGGTCGCCACCGTGCGTGCCGCGTCGTGGCCGGAAGCCGCCCAAGGTGGCAGCGCTGCCATTGAAGCGGCCAGCGTCGACGCCGCTCTGCCGGCCCACACCCGCTTCATCGGCCTGGCCGCCGGTGCCAGCGACCGCCCGGACCTGCAGAGCGCCAAGCGCGTGGTCTCCGGTGGCCGCGGCGTTGGTTCGGAAGAGAACTTCAAGGTCATCTTCCAGCTGGCCGACAAGCTCGGTGCCGCGGTCGGTGCCTCGCGCGCCGCGGTCGACGCCGGCTACGTGCCCAGCGACCTGCAGGTCGGCCAGACCGGCAAGATCATCGCGCCGGAACTGTATGTGGCCGTCGGCATCAGCGGTGCCATCCAGCACCTGACCGGCATCAAGGATGCCGGCACGATCGTGGCGATCAACAAAGACGGCGATGCGCCGATCTTCGAGATTGCGGATATCGGCCTGGTGGGGGATCTGTTCACGATCCTGCCGGAGCTGGAGACATTGCTCTGA
- a CDS encoding capsular biosynthesis protein: MTSSKTISNDSTLVIDVDGTLCPIKKDGESYSDLVPYPEIISRMREYRELGFRIALSTSRNMRTFDGNLGRINAVTAPQMVEWLQRWDIPYDELYFAKPWPGKDGFYVDDRTVRPDEFRDLSFDQIRNLLNGDRDTD, from the coding sequence ATGACATCGAGCAAAACTATCAGCAACGATTCAACACTGGTCATTGATGTCGATGGCACGCTCTGTCCGATCAAGAAGGACGGCGAGAGCTACTCGGATCTCGTGCCTTATCCGGAGATAATTTCCCGAATGCGCGAATATCGTGAGCTGGGCTTCCGGATCGCGCTCAGCACTTCCCGCAACATGCGGACGTTCGATGGCAACCTCGGGCGCATCAATGCAGTCACTGCGCCACAGATGGTGGAGTGGTTGCAGCGCTGGGATATCCCTTACGACGAGCTCTACTTTGCCAAACCGTGGCCAGGAAAGGACGGGTTCTACGTCGACGACCGCACGGTCAGGCCCGATGAGTTCCGCGACTTGTCCTTTGATCAGATCCGGAACTTGCTGAATGGCGACAGGGACACGGATTAA
- a CDS encoding mannose-1-phosphate guanylyltransferase/mannose-6-phosphate isomerase, whose product MSSIQPVILSGGSGTRLWPLSREAYPKQFLPLAGELTMLQATWQRVAPLAARGPLVIANEEHRFVAAEQLQQVGAEAAAIILEPVGRNTAPAIAVAALEATRGGTDALLLVLPSDHVITDEAAFRSAVQAAASAADAGKLVTFGIVPTGPETGYGYIKAADGQGVRAVERFVEKPDLETATGYVSSGQYYWNSGMFLFKASRYLRELERFQPEMLASSRQAWQQARRDADFTRLDKDAFTAVPSDSIDYAVMEKTADAVVIPLDAGWNDVGSWTALRDVSQQDGDGNAHQGDVIAIDCRNTYAYAQRLVALVGLDDVVVVETDDAVLVGKADRMQEVKTVVAKLKAEGRSEATWHRKVYRPWGAYDSIDNGERFQVKRITVKPGGTLSLQMHHHRAEHWIVVSGTAEVTRGNEVILLSENQSTYIPLGVTHRLRNPGKLPLELIEVQSGSYLGEDDIVRFEDTYGRN is encoded by the coding sequence ATGAGCAGCATCCAGCCCGTCATCCTGTCCGGCGGATCCGGTACCCGCCTGTGGCCGCTTTCGCGCGAGGCCTACCCGAAGCAGTTCCTGCCACTGGCCGGCGAGCTGACGATGCTGCAGGCCACCTGGCAACGCGTCGCCCCACTGGCGGCGCGTGGTCCGCTGGTGATTGCCAACGAGGAACACCGCTTCGTTGCCGCCGAACAGCTGCAGCAGGTCGGGGCCGAGGCGGCCGCGATCATCCTGGAACCGGTGGGCCGCAACACTGCGCCGGCGATTGCCGTAGCCGCGCTGGAGGCCACCCGTGGCGGTACCGACGCGCTGCTGCTGGTGCTGCCCTCCGACCATGTGATCACCGACGAAGCGGCCTTCCGCAGTGCAGTGCAGGCCGCAGCAAGTGCCGCCGACGCCGGCAAGCTGGTGACCTTTGGCATCGTCCCGACCGGCCCGGAAACCGGTTATGGCTATATCAAGGCCGCTGATGGACAGGGCGTGCGCGCGGTCGAACGTTTCGTCGAGAAGCCCGACCTGGAGACCGCCACCGGCTACGTCAGCAGCGGTCAGTACTACTGGAACAGCGGCATGTTCCTGTTCAAGGCGTCGCGCTATCTGCGGGAGCTGGAACGCTTCCAGCCGGAAATGCTGGCCAGCAGCCGCCAGGCCTGGCAGCAGGCTCGCCGCGATGCGGACTTCACGCGCTTGGACAAGGACGCCTTCACCGCCGTGCCCTCGGACTCGATCGACTACGCGGTGATGGAAAAGACCGCCGACGCGGTGGTGATCCCGCTCGATGCCGGCTGGAACGATGTCGGCTCGTGGACCGCACTGCGCGATGTCTCGCAGCAGGATGGCGACGGCAATGCCCACCAGGGTGATGTGATCGCCATCGATTGCCGCAACACCTATGCCTATGCCCAGCGCCTGGTCGCACTGGTCGGGCTGGATGATGTGGTCGTGGTCGAGACCGACGATGCGGTGCTGGTCGGCAAGGCTGACCGCATGCAGGAGGTCAAGACCGTGGTGGCCAAGCTGAAGGCCGAAGGCCGCAGCGAGGCGACCTGGCACCGCAAGGTGTACCGCCCCTGGGGTGCCTACGACTCGATCGACAACGGCGAGCGCTTTCAGGTCAAGCGGATCACGGTCAAGCCCGGCGGCACGCTCAGCCTGCAGATGCATCACCACCGCGCCGAGCACTGGATCGTGGTCAGCGGCACCGCCGAGGTGACCCGCGGCAACGAGGTGATCCTGCTCAGCGAGAACCAGAGCACCTACATCCCGCTGGGCGTGACCCATCGCCTGCGCAATCCCGGCAAGCTGCCACTGGAGCTGATCGAAGTGCAGTCGGGCAGCTACCTGGGCGAGGATGACATCGTGCGGTTCGAGGACACGTACGGGCGCAACTGA
- a CDS encoding phosphomannomutase/phosphoglucomutase, which translates to MPLPAFKAYDIRGRVPEELNEDLARRIGVALAAQLAPGPVVLGHDVRLTSPALQDALAAGLRGTGREVIDIGLCGTEEVYFQTDHLNAAGGVMVTASHNPMDYNGMKLVKENARPISSDTGLFAISDAVAADTAEAQPPRAGQVAQHDKSAYIQHLLSYVDAGKLKPLKLVVNAGNGGAGAIVDLLAPHLPFEFIRICHEPDGSFPNGIPNPLLPENRAATADAVREHGADFGIAWDGDFDRCFFFDHSGRFIEGYYLVGLLAKAILARHPGGKIVHDPRLVWNTVDMVEQAGGVPVQCKSGHAFIKEKMRAEDAVYGGEMSAHHYFREFAYADSGMIPWLLIAQLVSGSGRSLADWVEDRMAAYPCSGEINFKVADAKAAVARVMEHFAAQSPRLDHTDGISADFGNWRFNLRSSNTEPLLRLNVEARGDASLMQARTDELSRLIQQ; encoded by the coding sequence ATGCCCCTGCCCGCCTTCAAGGCCTATGACATCCGTGGCCGCGTGCCCGAGGAACTGAACGAAGACCTGGCTCGCCGCATCGGCGTGGCCCTGGCTGCGCAGCTCGCGCCGGGCCCGGTGGTCCTAGGCCACGACGTGCGCCTGACCAGCCCGGCGCTGCAGGACGCGCTGGCGGCCGGCCTGCGCGGTACCGGGCGGGAAGTGATCGACATCGGCCTGTGCGGCACCGAGGAAGTCTATTTCCAGACCGACCACCTGAACGCAGCCGGCGGCGTGATGGTCACCGCCAGCCACAACCCGATGGATTACAACGGCATGAAGCTGGTCAAGGAAAACGCACGGCCGATCAGCTCCGATACCGGCCTGTTCGCGATTTCCGATGCAGTGGCCGCCGACACCGCCGAGGCCCAGCCGCCGCGTGCCGGCCAGGTCGCCCAGCATGACAAGAGCGCCTACATCCAGCACCTGCTGAGCTATGTCGATGCCGGCAAGCTGAAGCCGCTGAAGCTGGTGGTCAATGCGGGCAATGGCGGCGCCGGCGCCATCGTTGACCTGTTGGCACCGCACCTGCCGTTCGAGTTCATCCGCATCTGCCACGAGCCGGACGGCAGCTTCCCCAATGGCATTCCCAATCCGCTGCTGCCGGAGAACCGCGCCGCCACCGCCGACGCCGTACGCGAACATGGCGCCGATTTCGGCATCGCGTGGGACGGTGACTTCGATCGCTGCTTCTTCTTCGACCACAGCGGCCGCTTCATCGAGGGCTACTACCTGGTCGGCCTGCTGGCCAAGGCGATCCTGGCGCGCCATCCCGGCGGCAAGATCGTGCATGACCCGCGCCTGGTCTGGAACACCGTGGACATGGTCGAGCAGGCCGGTGGCGTGCCAGTGCAGTGCAAGAGCGGCCACGCCTTCATCAAGGAAAAGATGCGTGCCGAAGACGCGGTGTACGGCGGCGAGATGAGCGCGCACCACTATTTCCGCGAGTTCGCCTATGCCGACTCGGGCATGATCCCGTGGCTGCTGATCGCCCAGCTGGTTTCCGGGAGCGGCCGTTCGCTGGCCGACTGGGTCGAAGACCGCATGGCAGCCTACCCGTGCAGCGGCGAGATCAACTTCAAGGTGGCCGATGCCAAGGCCGCCGTCGCGCGCGTGATGGAACACTTCGCCGCGCAATCGCCCAGGCTGGACCACACCGACGGCATCAGTGCCGACTTCGGCAACTGGCGCTTCAACCTGCGCAGCTCCAATACCGAGCCGCTGCTGCGCCTGAACGTCGAAGCGCGTGGTGACGCGTCGCTGATGCAGGCGCGTACCGACGAACTCTCCCGTCTCATCCAGCAGTAA
- the rfbD gene encoding dTDP-4-dehydrorhamnose reductase: MTVLVFGGNGQVGQELLRALAPLGTVVPTTRSGRLPDGRACETADFSQPDSLPALLDRLQPSIVVNAAAYTAVDRAEQDAEAAFAANAQAPGVIARWCAAHGVPFVHYSTDYVFDGQGSAPYREDESTAPLGVYGTSKRDGEDAVRAAGGRHLIFRTAWVYASHGANFLRTMLRVGAERDALRVVADQIGTPTPAALIADVTAQALQHPDQLSGTWHLTANGQTSWHGFAEAIFAEALATGVLVKVPTVEAIPSSEYPTPAKRPAWSVLDNRKLQQDFGIVLPTWQDGLKRVMAEIA, encoded by the coding sequence ATGACGGTGCTGGTCTTCGGCGGCAACGGCCAGGTCGGTCAGGAACTGCTGCGCGCTTTGGCACCACTGGGTACGGTGGTGCCAACCACGCGCAGTGGCCGGTTGCCAGATGGCCGTGCCTGCGAAACGGCCGATTTCAGCCAGCCCGACAGTCTGCCGGCGCTGCTGGACCGCCTGCAGCCGTCGATCGTGGTCAATGCTGCGGCCTACACGGCTGTGGATCGTGCCGAGCAGGACGCAGAGGCCGCCTTCGCTGCCAATGCGCAGGCGCCGGGTGTGATCGCACGATGGTGTGCGGCGCATGGCGTGCCGTTCGTGCATTACTCCACCGACTATGTGTTCGATGGTCAGGGTTCCGCGCCGTACCGCGAAGATGAGTCGACTGCACCGCTGGGTGTATATGGCACCAGCAAGCGAGATGGTGAGGATGCCGTACGCGCGGCCGGTGGCCGCCACCTGATCTTCCGCACGGCCTGGGTCTATGCCTCGCACGGCGCGAATTTCCTGCGCACCATGCTGCGCGTAGGTGCCGAGCGTGATGCGTTGCGGGTAGTGGCCGACCAGATCGGTACGCCGACCCCGGCCGCGCTGATCGCCGATGTTACCGCGCAGGCGCTGCAGCATCCGGATCAGCTGTCTGGTACCTGGCACCTTACCGCCAATGGCCAGACCAGCTGGCATGGGTTCGCCGAGGCGATCTTCGCCGAAGCGTTGGCCACCGGCGTACTGGTCAAGGTGCCGACCGTCGAGGCGATTCCCAGTTCCGAGTATCCGACCCCGGCCAAGCGTCCAGCCTGGTCGGTGCTGGACAACCGCAAGCTGCAGCAGGATTTCGGCATCGTGCTGCCGACCTGGCAGGACGGCCTGAAGCGGGTGATGGCGGAGATTGCCTGA
- the rfbA gene encoding glucose-1-phosphate thymidylyltransferase RfbA yields the protein MTQRKGIILAGGSGTRLYPITKGVSKQLLPVYDKPMIYYPLSVLMLAGIREVLIINTPHEQALFQQLLGDGSQWGMDIQYAVQPSPDGLAQAYLIGRDFVAGKPSCLVLGDNIFHGTGLREVLRRADQRDAGATVFGYWVNDPERYGVAEFNKDGRVIDLVEKPENPRSNYAVTGLYFYDGKASEYAAELKPSPRGELEITDLNKRYLAESNLHLEALGRGYAWLDTGTHQSLLEASNFIETIQTRQGLQVCCPEEIAFGQGWIDAAKLEELAAPLSKNGYGQYLVKLLQRGVVP from the coding sequence ATGACCCAGCGCAAGGGCATCATCCTCGCCGGTGGCTCCGGCACCCGGCTGTATCCGATCACCAAGGGCGTCAGCAAGCAGCTGCTGCCGGTATACGACAAGCCGATGATCTACTATCCGCTCAGCGTGCTGATGCTGGCGGGCATCCGCGAAGTGCTGATCATCAACACTCCCCATGAACAGGCTCTGTTCCAGCAGCTGCTGGGCGATGGCTCGCAATGGGGCATGGACATCCAGTACGCAGTGCAGCCCAGCCCCGATGGGCTGGCGCAGGCCTATCTGATCGGTCGCGACTTCGTGGCCGGCAAGCCGAGCTGCCTGGTGCTGGGAGACAACATCTTCCACGGGACCGGCCTGCGCGAGGTGCTCAGGCGTGCCGACCAGCGGGATGCAGGTGCCACGGTGTTCGGTTACTGGGTGAATGATCCGGAACGCTATGGCGTGGCCGAGTTCAACAAGGATGGCAGAGTGATCGATCTGGTCGAGAAGCCCGAGAATCCGCGTTCGAACTATGCTGTGACCGGCCTGTATTTCTATGATGGAAAAGCCAGCGAGTACGCGGCCGAGTTGAAGCCTTCGCCGCGCGGCGAGCTGGAAATCACCGATCTCAACAAGCGCTATCTGGCAGAGAGCAACCTGCACCTTGAAGCACTGGGTCGCGGCTACGCCTGGCTGGATACGGGTACCCATCAGTCGTTGCTGGAAGCCTCGAACTTCATCGAGACCATCCAGACCCGGCAGGGCCTGCAAGTGTGCTGCCCTGAAGAGATCGCCTTCGGGCAGGGCTGGATCGATGCGGCCAAGCTTGAGGAACTGGCTGCACCATTGAGCAAGAATGGCTATGGCCAGTATCTGGTCAAGCTGTTGCAGCGTGGTGTCGTGCCGTGA
- the rfbC gene encoding dTDP-4-dehydrorhamnose 3,5-epimerase, with protein MKVIETSLAGCKVIEPNVFGDARGFFFETWNADRFAEAGLEGGFVQSNVSSSSKGVLRGLHYQWPRPQGKLISVLQGEVYDVAVDIRRGSPTFGRWEAVILSAENKRQFWIPEGFAHGFAVLSDTALFNYLCTDVYVKEADAGVRWNDADIAVDWPVSAPTLSAKDENAPFLKDIAEDRLPVYTP; from the coding sequence GTGAAAGTCATCGAGACGAGTCTGGCTGGATGCAAAGTGATCGAGCCGAACGTGTTCGGCGATGCCCGCGGATTTTTCTTTGAAACATGGAATGCCGACCGGTTCGCTGAGGCGGGGCTGGAGGGCGGCTTCGTACAAAGCAATGTTTCGTCGTCGAGCAAGGGCGTGCTGCGTGGCCTCCATTACCAGTGGCCGCGCCCGCAGGGCAAGCTGATCTCGGTGCTGCAGGGTGAAGTCTATGACGTCGCGGTGGACATCCGCCGCGGCTCGCCGACCTTCGGACGCTGGGAAGCGGTGATCCTGAGCGCCGAAAACAAGCGGCAGTTCTGGATTCCAGAAGGGTTCGCGCACGGCTTCGCTGTGCTTTCTGATACGGCGCTGTTCAACTATCTGTGCACCGATGTCTACGTAAAGGAGGCCGATGCTGGCGTACGCTGGAACGATGCCGATATCGCCGTGGATTGGCCGGTCAGTGCACCGACGTTGTCGGCCAAGGACGAGAACGCGCCGTTCCTGAAGGACATCGCTGAGGACCGCCTGCCGGTCTACACCCCATGA
- a CDS encoding GtrA family protein, with the protein MTSTPLAGVRAGFRNLLKQYAGFFIVSGTGLVIAVGLLWLLVHLVHLPVGWANAIADTSAATFVFLVSRQRIFDGAGGHDGLKYLAWLAWQAVHIMLISLALAWLTSTFGPRLYDITSGSPETLLKIAITPFTMTLNFVVARLLLHSGNAKENP; encoded by the coding sequence ATGACAAGTACGCCGTTGGCCGGCGTCCGTGCTGGCTTCCGGAATTTACTGAAGCAGTACGCAGGCTTCTTCATCGTTTCAGGCACCGGGCTTGTAATCGCCGTGGGCCTGCTGTGGCTGCTGGTACACCTGGTACACCTGCCGGTGGGATGGGCCAACGCCATCGCAGATACCTCCGCGGCAACCTTCGTGTTTCTGGTTTCCCGCCAGAGGATTTTTGACGGCGCTGGCGGGCACGATGGGCTCAAGTATCTGGCATGGCTGGCCTGGCAGGCGGTTCACATAATGCTGATTTCGCTCGCCTTGGCTTGGCTGACGAGCACGTTCGGTCCTCGCTTGTACGACATTACGTCAGGCAGCCCGGAGACGCTTCTCAAGATTGCCATCACACCATTCACAATGACCCTCAACTTCGTTGTTGCTCGACTTCTTCTCCATTCCGGCAATGCCAAGGAAAATCCCTGA
- the rfbB gene encoding dTDP-glucose 4,6-dehydratase — MPTWLVTGGAGFIGGNFVLEAVARGIKVINLDALTYAGNLTTLSSLDGNPHHVFVQGDIGDSALVSRLLAEHRPDAVLNFAAESHVDRSIDGPGAFIQTNVVGTLGLLEAVRDYWKALPAEQGAAFRFLHVSTDEVYGTLGETGKFSETTPYAPNSPYSASKAASDHLVRAFHHTYGLPVLTTNCSNNYGPYHFPEKLIPLVIAKALAGEPLPVYGDGKQVRDWLFVSDHCEAIRTVLAKGQVGETYNVGGNSEKQNIEVVQAICALLDQRRPREDGQPRSSQITYVADRPGHDRRYAIDASKLKNDLGWEPAYTFEQGITFTVDWYLDNQAWVNGVLDGSYRLQRIGTAA; from the coding sequence GTGCCCACATGGCTTGTCACCGGCGGTGCCGGATTCATTGGCGGTAACTTTGTTCTCGAAGCGGTCGCCCGTGGCATCAAGGTCATCAACCTCGACGCACTGACCTATGCCGGCAACCTGACGACGCTGTCCAGCTTGGACGGCAACCCGCACCACGTGTTTGTGCAGGGTGACATCGGTGACAGCGCGCTGGTATCCCGCCTGCTGGCCGAACATCGGCCGGATGCGGTGCTGAACTTCGCTGCAGAAAGCCATGTGGACCGTTCGATCGATGGTCCTGGCGCCTTCATCCAGACCAACGTGGTTGGCACCCTGGGCCTGCTGGAAGCGGTACGTGACTACTGGAAGGCCCTGCCGGCCGAGCAGGGCGCGGCGTTTCGCTTCCTGCATGTGTCCACCGACGAGGTGTACGGCACCCTGGGTGAGACCGGCAAGTTCAGCGAAACCACCCCGTATGCGCCGAATTCGCCGTATTCGGCGTCCAAGGCCGCCTCCGACCACCTGGTGCGTGCGTTCCACCACACCTACGGGCTGCCGGTGCTGACCACCAACTGCTCCAACAATTACGGCCCGTACCATTTCCCCGAGAAGCTGATCCCGCTGGTGATCGCCAAGGCGTTGGCCGGCGAGCCGCTGCCGGTGTACGGCGATGGCAAGCAGGTGCGCGACTGGCTGTTCGTGTCCGACCACTGCGAGGCGATCCGTACCGTGCTGGCCAAGGGTCAGGTTGGCGAGACCTACAACGTCGGTGGCAACTCGGAAAAGCAGAACATCGAAGTGGTGCAGGCCATCTGCGCGCTTCTGGACCAGCGTCGCCCGCGTGAGGATGGCCAGCCGCGCAGCAGCCAGATCACCTACGTGGCCGACCGCCCGGGTCATGACCGCCGCTACGCGATCGATGCGTCGAAGCTGAAGAACGACCTGGGCTGGGAGCCGGCCTACACCTTCGAGCAGGGCATCACCTTCACCGTCGACTGGTACCTGGACAACCAGGCATGGGTCAACGGCGTGCTCGACGGCAGCTACCGTCTGCAGCGCATCGGCACTGCGGCCTGA
- a CDS encoding electron transfer flavoprotein subunit beta/FixA family protein, which translates to MKILVAYKRVVDYNVRIQVKPDGSGVVTDGVKLSPNPFDEIALEEALRLRDKGIASEVVVATIAPADAQAHLRNGLAMGANRAVHVVTDQAIQPLTAARTLLKLIEKEQPDLVILGKQAIDDDANQTGQMLATLWGRPQATFASKLDIADGKATVTREVDAGLETLEVDLPAVVTTDLRLNEPRFIKLPDIMKAKAKPLETLQLADLGVEAADTFKTTQYAAPSKRSKGVMVKDAAELVAALKQKGLL; encoded by the coding sequence ATGAAAATCCTCGTCGCGTACAAGCGCGTGGTGGACTACAACGTCCGCATTCAGGTCAAGCCGGACGGTTCCGGCGTGGTCACCGACGGCGTCAAGCTGTCCCCCAACCCCTTCGATGAAATCGCCTTGGAAGAAGCCCTGCGCCTGCGCGACAAGGGCATCGCCAGCGAAGTCGTGGTCGCCACCATTGCTCCGGCCGATGCCCAGGCGCATCTGCGCAACGGCCTGGCCATGGGCGCCAACCGCGCGGTCCATGTGGTCACCGACCAGGCCATCCAGCCGCTGACCGCCGCACGCACCCTGCTCAAGCTGATCGAGAAGGAACAGCCGGACCTGGTGATCCTCGGCAAGCAGGCCATCGACGACGACGCCAACCAGACCGGCCAGATGCTGGCCACGCTGTGGGGCCGTCCGCAGGCGACCTTCGCCAGCAAGCTGGACATTGCCGATGGCAAGGCCACGGTGACCCGCGAAGTCGACGCCGGACTGGAAACGCTGGAAGTGGACCTGCCGGCCGTGGTCACCACCGACCTGCGCCTGAACGAACCGCGCTTCATCAAGCTGCCGGACATCATGAAGGCCAAGGCCAAGCCGCTGGAGACCCTGCAGCTGGCCGATCTCGGCGTTGAAGCCGCCGACACCTTCAAGACCACCCAGTACGCCGCGCCGTCCAAGCGCAGCAAGGGCGTGATGGTCAAGGACGCGGCCGAACTGGTTGCCGCACTCAAGCAGAAGGGGTTGCTGTAA
- a CDS encoding glycosyltransferase family 2 protein gives MSRHLVFIPAYNCARQIARVLRQFESLPTGFVDRVLVIDNRSTDETLQVACDAARQFTSCEIQVCRNVENYGLGGSQKVGFAHALENGFERVTILHGDDQGSIADLVPVLSGDSVNLDALLGARFMPGSTLPGYSAFRTFGNEVFNLLFSLVARKRLHDLGSGLNSYRTAIFRGGFHLRFPDDLTFNYCMVLAHSHLRHSMTFFPITWREDDQISNVRLFRQASKVLALLGAFALRPRAFLSRDHRQRVTADYRTEVIYQSRTGA, from the coding sequence ATGAGCAGACACCTTGTCTTCATCCCCGCCTATAACTGTGCGCGACAGATTGCCCGTGTGCTCAGGCAGTTCGAATCGCTCCCGACTGGCTTTGTTGATCGTGTCCTCGTGATCGACAACCGGAGCACCGACGAGACGCTTCAGGTCGCATGCGACGCAGCCCGTCAGTTCACGAGCTGCGAGATTCAGGTCTGCCGCAACGTGGAAAACTATGGATTGGGTGGATCGCAGAAGGTGGGCTTCGCGCATGCCTTGGAGAACGGGTTCGAACGCGTAACGATTCTGCATGGCGACGATCAGGGGTCGATTGCCGATCTTGTCCCGGTGTTGTCCGGGGACAGCGTAAATCTGGATGCGCTGCTGGGCGCACGATTCATGCCCGGTAGCACCCTGCCTGGTTACTCCGCTTTTAGAACCTTCGGCAACGAAGTGTTCAACCTGCTGTTCTCGCTCGTGGCTCGCAAGCGGCTGCATGACCTGGGGTCAGGCCTGAACAGCTACCGTACTGCAATCTTCAGGGGTGGCTTCCATCTGCGCTTCCCGGATGACCTAACTTTCAACTACTGCATGGTGCTGGCTCACAGCCACCTGCGCCACAGCATGACGTTCTTCCCGATCACTTGGCGGGAGGACGACCAGATTTCGAATGTCAGACTTTTCCGCCAGGCATCAAAGGTGCTGGCACTGCTGGGCGCCTTCGCCTTGCGGCCACGCGCCTTTCTATCCAGGGATCACCGACAGCGCGTAACTGCGGATTACAGGACCGAGGTGATCTACCAATCGAGGACGGGGGCGTGA